In Silene latifolia isolate original U9 population chromosome 6, ASM4854445v1, whole genome shotgun sequence, the genomic window TTACACTTTAGGTCTGGATGACAGTTGTACTTTTTGTTGTCTTCTGTTTAAATTACAATtttctttattaaaattacatatTTGTTGTCTAAGATGAAGCTTGTGGAGAATATTGTTTCAACCATTGACAGATACTGCTCAGGACAATAGCAAAAGAAAGCCAAATGAGGAGGAATTTTGCAGGGTAGTGGAAGAAAAGTTTACACCATATATTGGGCAGGAATTTTTGGAAATCGAGGAAGCAGTAACATTCTATAAGATCTATGCAATTGCTTGTGGTTTCGATGTACGGAAATACACGACCAAAAGATGGTGTGACGGGGAAATCAAGTCAAAGCTGTTGGTTTGCAACCGAGAAGGGTTCAAATATAAAAAAGAAATAGAGAGAAGTGGGCGGCAGGATGGGGTGCGAAAGCACAAAGTCAGGCGCGTGGGATGCAAAGCGAGGATTCGACTATTTCTGAAGAATGGGGGGTTATTCATTGATCGCTTTCATGCAGGACACAACCATGAGCTCATATCAGCCAGGGATAGAAAGTTTCAGAAGTTGTCATGCAACTTAACAGATTACCACAAAATGATTATCCTTTATAATTATAGGGTGAGTGCTTGAGGTAGTCTTTGGCTCTCTATTTATGACGCCAATCTAtggaattacacttttattaTCTAACATTACACTTTTGTTAATTACAGTTATACTTATTTGGAATTACGCTTttgtctgttagaattacactttgttctattaaaattacacttatttatattgTCTTTGAAATTACGTTTttattgttaaaattacacttttgatcgttagaattacacttttttatatTGCAGTCACACATATTTATATAGTCTTTGAAATTTCAGTTTTTATGTTACGATTACACTTACGTATATCATTCATTTACAGCTCAAATACAAATCGAACCGATTAATGTAAAATCATTATCCTTTATAATTGTAGGGTGTGTCATCTAGTTAGCCTTTTATTACAAATACACTTATTTGCAATTACACTTTtgcctgttagaattacactttgttctattaaaattacacttatttatcttgtgctgaaattacacttttgattgttAAAATTACCATTTtgattgttagaattacactttttttataTTGCAGTCACACATATTTATATAGTGCTGAAATTTCAGTTTTTATGTTACAGTTACACTTACGTATATCATTCATTTACAGCTCAAATACAACTGAACTGATTATCAAAAAATCATTATCCTTTATAATTGTAGGGTGTGTCATGTAGTTAGCCttttattacaattacacttatttggaattacactttttcctgttagaattacactttgttctattaaaattacacttatttatattgtgctgaaattacacttttgatttttagaattacacctttgacagttagaattacacttttttatataacgctttttaaaattacacttatttgggGCATCATAAAGATGTTTCCTATCTTTGATGCCTTAAAGTATACCATTCATTTACAAATTTCAAGATAGGAGCAACGAAGACATACAAAATGTTGAAAGAACACGTCaatggttttgagaacattggaGCTAGCctaaatgattttaagaactttcacagaAATGTGAAATGTTACATTCATGAACGGGATGGCCAATTGTTCATAGATCACTTTAAGGAAATGGCTGTAAATAAGGAagggttcttctttgactatgatgttgaCTCTGACGGTAGCTTGAGTAGAGCTATTTGGGGATTTGAAGATCTTTGCAAGAAGGAATTACTCGCTTTTGGGGATTGTGTGT contains:
- the LOC141588280 gene encoding protein FAR1-RELATED SEQUENCE 12-like translates to MADMQVVTVIDDTAQDNSKRKPNEEEFCRVVEEKFTPYIGQEFLEIEEAVTFYKIYAIACGFDVRKYTTKRWCDGEIKSKLLVCNREGFKYKKEIERSGRQDGVRKHKVRRVGCKARIRLFLKNGGLFIDRFHAGHNHELISARDRKFQKLSCNLTDYHKMIILYNYRVSA